TCTCTAGCGCCTTTGCATAGATTTGCTTGCGCTTTTCCGTATCCTGCTCGCGGCGCCCCTCTTCGATCAGCTTGTCCACTTCTTTATTCACGTAGAACGTTGTGTTTCCACCTTTGCCCAAAGAGCTGGAGTGGAACAGATTGTACTGGTTGTAGTCAGCGTCACCAGTGGCATTGCCCCAGCCGCTGATGAACAGCTCTGTTTCACCGTTGTCTTCAGCATCTAAATAGGCTCCATACTCAAGCACTTTTACCTCTACTTCAATGCCGATTCCCTTTAATTGGGACTGGATTACTTCCGCTGCATTAATCCGTTCCTTGCGATCGCCTGTCCACAAGGTTGTCTTGAAGCCGTCCGGATAGCCTGCTTCTTTCAACAGAGCCTTCGCCTTGTTCGGATCGAACTCGTATCCTTTTAACGCCTCATCGTATCCAAGAACCTTCGGACTCATTGCGGAATTCGCTTTCGTTCCGACATCGTTGTACACACCTTTGATGATCGCATCGGTCTCAATCGCATAGTTGATCGCCTGGCGAACACGGGCGTCGTCAAACGGTTTTTTCTTGGTATTGAACCCGATGAAATCTGTCCCTAAGCCCTCTGTCCGATACAAGCTCATATGAGGGGAATTACTGACGCGGTCTATTTCTGTCACCGGCAATGGTTCAGCGATGTGCGCCTCTCCCGTCTCTACCATGGCTACGCGTGTCGTGTCCTCTGGCACGACTTTGAAGACGGCCTTCTTGAATTTTACCTTTTCTCCCCAGTAGTTGTCATTTTTCACGAGTACGATCTCTTGGCCAGGTGTCCACGATTCGAATACGAACGGCCCTGTACCGACGGGATGTTTGCTCAGCTCCTTGCCGTATTGCTCAATTGCTTTTGGACTAATGATGCTGCCTTCGTGGTTGGCGAGGATCGACAGCAATGGGGAATACGGGTAGGCTAGCTTGAAATGAACGGTGTAATCATCCACTACCTTGACTTCCGATACCATCTTGAACTGAGTCGCACGTGGAGAGGCGACCTTTTCATCGAGGACGCGTGCGAATGTTGCTTTCACCGCCTCGGCGTTAAACGGCGTACCATCGTGGAAGTTGACTCCCTGACGCAGCTTGAACTCCCAGGTGACATCATCCAACTGCTTCCATTCCGTGGCGAGCATCGGTTTGAACGCCATGTTATCATCTCGCTGGACGAGACCTTCGTACACTTTGTGATGGACCACACTCGCTGCATTGATCGCTGAAATAAAGTGCGGGTCTAGATTATTTGCGTCAGACTGACGTGCAATCACCAGCGTCTGATCTGTTGCGGGAGCTTCCTTTGCAGCCGGAGTCCCTGCCGCACCTTGCTCTGTACCTGATGAACAGCCTGTAAGCACGAGGCCAACGCTCAGGATACCTGCCAGCATTGAACCTAGCATCTTCTGTTTTTTCATAGACTCGCCCCCATTTTATTCCTCTTTGTATAATCAATCAGCATAGCTCGTTCCCAATGGGCGAAGCTATGCTGATCATGAAGCACTTTTTGCTGAAAATTATGGCAATGTTACATCGTCGATCTCAATGTGTCCTGCTGGGCTGATCCAAACTCCCTCTACACCTTTTTGGATCGCTGCGAGGTTTTCTGAGAAGCGGTATGGTACCATTGCGGCTTCGTCCATTTCGATTTGCTGTGCTTTTTCGTAGATTTGCTTCCGTTTTTCTTCGTCTTTCTCTTTGCGGCCCTCATCGATCAGCTTGTCCACTTCCGGATTGCTGTAGAAAGCATGGTTGCCGGCTGCTCCTTGCGACTTCGTGTGGAACAGGTTGTATTGGTTGTAGTCTGCATCGCCTGTGGCATTGCCCCAACCACTGAGGAACAATTCTGTTTCGCCTTTGTTGGCTGCTTCAATATAAGCTCCGAACTCTAGCACTTTCACTTCCAAATCGATATTGATTTGTTTCAGCTGTTGCTGCAACACCTCTGCCAAGCTAACTCGTGCCTTGTTATCATTTAAGTAAATAGTTGCTTTGAAGCCGTTCGCGTATCCAGCTTCTGCCAACAGTTTTTTGGATTTTTCCAGATCGTAAGGCAAGTCTTTTACATTCGGGCTGTACCCAACCATGGACGGGGTAATGGAAGAATGAGCAACCGTACCGACATCGTTGTAGACCCCTTGAATGATGGTCTTCTTATCGATCGCATGTGCAATCGCTTGACGAACGCGCACATCATCGAATGGCTTCTTCGAGTTGTTAATCCCGATATGATCGCTAGCGAAAGCAGGGTAACGACCAAGTGTCATACTCGGAGAATTTTTCACCCGATCGACTTCTGTCACTGGCAATTGCTCAGCTACATTCGCTTCTCCTGTCTCGACCATCGCGAGTCTGGTCGTATCCTCTGGAACGGTCTTGAAGACGACTTTGTCCAGATTCGGTTTGTCGCCCCAATAGCTATCGTTTTTCACCAGGACGACTTCTTGACCAGGTGTCCATGATTCGAATTTGTAAGGGCCTGTTCCCGTTGGATGCTTGGTCAATTCTTTTCCATACTGTTCGATCGCTTTTGGTGACAAAATTCCACCCTCTGCACTGGCGAGCACGGACAGGAGTGGTGCGTATGGATAGTGCAGGATGAATTGAACCGTTGTATCATCCACGACCTTTACTTCTTTGATTGCTTCAAACAAATTGGCGCGGTTAGAGCCTACTGCCGGGTCTTGGACACGAGCAATCGTCTTTTTCACAGCTTCCGCATTGAATGGCGTGCCATCGTGGAACGTCACACCGGAGCGAAGCTTGAATTCCCATGTCACGTCATCGAGCTGCTTCCATTCAGAAGCGAGTGAGCCTACATATTTGCTTTCTTTGTCCATCCGAACAAGACCCTCGTATACCTTGTGATGAATGATGGCAGCGGAATTGATTTGTGTTAGAAAATGTGGGTCAAGGTTGTTCGCATCAGACAAGCGGGCGATGACGAGTGTCCCGCCTTCTTTGCCAGCTGGTGCAAAAGCATTGGTTTGCCCTGAAGAATTGGTACTCCCTCCTGCTTCAGGTGCTTGTGAGCAGCCTGCCAACGCTGTAGACACCACAACGGTCATGGCAAGCAGCGTCTGGAAAAAGCGCGTCTTTTTCATGTAGTTATCCCCCTGTTTTGTGAAAAACGTCTCGACGTTTTTCATAAATGTTGATGTGACCGCTTGCGGTCAAAAAAACGGTGGTGACCGTTTTTTGCGCCCGATGTACTTGAATATTTTGACCATTCGCGCATATTTCATTTTACCCACTATTCTGGCATTGTATTTTCACTCTCTTTACTTGTATTTTCACTATCTTTACTCTTTTTTTCACTTTTTCTACTTTTATACGAACAGAGCGTGTTCAAAAAAAGACCCTCTCCATTTGTTGGAGAAGGTCTCATGCTCCTGCTATTGAATCGTCACTTGGCTCACGTCAATGTACCCGGATGGACTGATGTACACACCCTGTACATTTTTTGCAATGGCCGCGAGGTTTTCACTGCTGCGGAATGGCAGCAACGGCACCTCCTCCATCTCGATTTGCTGCGCCTCTGCGTAGATTTCCTTGCGCTTCTCTGGATCTTTTTCCTTACGACCCGCTTCAATCAGCGCATCGACTTTTGGATTATTATAGAAGGAATGGTTGCCTGGCACACCTGCTGACGTGCTGTGGAAAAGGTTGTACTGGTTGTAATCTGCATCCCCGGTCGCATTGCCCCATCCACTAATGAACATTTGCGCTTCACCTTTTGCCGCCAATTCCAGATACGCGCCGAACTCCATCACTTGAATCTGCAAGTCGATGCCGATTCCCTTCAGCTGGGATTGCAGCACTTCTGCCACATTGATCCGTGCCTTGTTGTCATTGAGATAGATGGTTGCCTTGAATCCGTTGGCGTAGCCTGCTTCGGTGAGCAATTGCTTTGCTTTGTTCAAATCGTATTCCGGCGTTTTAATATTCGGGCTATAGCCGATGACTTTTGGCCCTAATGACGAGATGGCTACTTTTCCGACATTGTTGTAAACCCCTTTTATAATCGCTTCCTTATCAATCGCATGGGCGATGGCCTGACGGACGCGAACATCGTCAAAAGGCTTCTGCTTGACGTTCATCCCGATGTGGTCAACTGCAAATGATTCGAACCGTCCCAAAGACATGCTCTGCGAGTTCTGTACCCTTTCCAATTCAGTGACTGGAAGCTGTTCTGCGACATGGGCTTCACCTGTCTCCACCATGGCTACGCGTGTCGCATCCTCAGGAATAGTCTTGAAAACGACTTTTTCCAGCTTCGGTTGGGTGCCCCAATACTTCTCGTTTTTCACCATGACGATTTCTTGTCCAGGCGTCCATGATTCAAAGATGAACGGCCCCGTACCTACTGGTTTCTTGGACAACTCTTTGCCAAATTCCTTAATCGCCTTCGGACTGATAATGCCACCCTCGGCACTCGCCAGTACGGACAGTAGCCCTGCGAACGGATAATGTAAAATAATTTCTACCTTCAGTGGGTCAATGACCTTCACTTCTTTAAT
This genomic stretch from Brevibacillus sp. DP1.3A harbors:
- a CDS encoding glutathione ABC transporter substrate-binding protein, translated to MKKQKMLGSMLAGILSVGLVLTGCSSGTEQGAAGTPAAKEAPATDQTLVIARQSDANNLDPHFISAINAASVVHHKVYEGLVQRDDNMAFKPMLATEWKQLDDVTWEFKLRQGVNFHDGTPFNAEAVKATFARVLDEKVASPRATQFKMVSEVKVVDDYTVHFKLAYPYSPLLSILANHEGSIISPKAIEQYGKELSKHPVGTGPFVFESWTPGQEIVLVKNDNYWGEKVKFKKAVFKVVPEDTTRVAMVETGEAHIAEPLPVTEIDRVSNSPHMSLYRTEGLGTDFIGFNTKKKPFDDARVRQAINYAIETDAIIKGVYNDVGTKANSAMSPKVLGYDEALKGYEFDPNKAKALLKEAGYPDGFKTTLWTGDRKERINAAEVIQSQLKGIGIEVEVKVLEYGAYLDAEDNGETELFISGWGNATGDADYNQYNLFHSSSLGKGGNTTFYVNKEVDKLIEEGRREQDTEKRKQIYAKALEIEKQEAPIVPIRNLEHVAAVAKNIKGFWISPSGYMMINGITIE
- a CDS encoding glutathione ABC transporter substrate-binding protein — translated: MKKTRFFQTLLAMTVVVSTALAGCSQAPEAGGSTNSSGQTNAFAPAGKEGGTLVIARLSDANNLDPHFLTQINSAAIIHHKVYEGLVRMDKESKYVGSLASEWKQLDDVTWEFKLRSGVTFHDGTPFNAEAVKKTIARVQDPAVGSNRANLFEAIKEVKVVDDTTVQFILHYPYAPLLSVLASAEGGILSPKAIEQYGKELTKHPTGTGPYKFESWTPGQEVVLVKNDSYWGDKPNLDKVVFKTVPEDTTRLAMVETGEANVAEQLPVTEVDRVKNSPSMTLGRYPAFASDHIGINNSKKPFDDVRVRQAIAHAIDKKTIIQGVYNDVGTVAHSSITPSMVGYSPNVKDLPYDLEKSKKLLAEAGYANGFKATIYLNDNKARVSLAEVLQQQLKQINIDLEVKVLEFGAYIEAANKGETELFLSGWGNATGDADYNQYNLFHTKSQGAAGNHAFYSNPEVDKLIDEGRKEKDEEKRKQIYEKAQQIEMDEAAMVPYRFSENLAAIQKGVEGVWISPAGHIEIDDVTLP
- a CDS encoding glutathione ABC transporter substrate-binding protein: MKKKHMLGSILALSVLLSTVLAGCGGSQTSSGTNSASNSNQASTSPASSSAAAGEGGTLIIARLSDANNLDPHFSTQINSMAVTQHKLYEGLVMMDRNSEYKPLLAKEWKQKDDVTWEFTLRDGVTFHDGEPFHAEAVKKTIDRILDKDNPTPKANMFGMIKEVKVIDPLKVEIILHYPFAGLLSVLASAEGGIISPKAIKEFGKELSKKPVGTGPFIFESWTPGQEIVMVKNEKYWGTQPKLEKVVFKTIPEDATRVAMVETGEAHVAEQLPVTELERVQNSQSMSLGRFESFAVDHIGMNVKQKPFDDVRVRQAIAHAIDKEAIIKGVYNNVGKVAISSLGPKVIGYSPNIKTPEYDLNKAKQLLTEAGYANGFKATIYLNDNKARINVAEVLQSQLKGIGIDLQIQVMEFGAYLELAAKGEAQMFISGWGNATGDADYNQYNLFHSTSAGVPGNHSFYNNPKVDALIEAGRKEKDPEKRKEIYAEAQQIEMEEVPLLPFRSSENLAAIAKNVQGVYISPSGYIDVSQVTIQ